Within the Drosophila melanogaster chromosome 3R genome, the region GTATTGGTTTCTCTACTCCAAATGTCACTTCTTTAAATTCTGTTTAAACTGAATCTTACTACAAAATGCTCCTGGACAGTACGCAAAATAATTATGATTGCAAAAAAGTActaaaataatgaaaaactaaaagatttaaatataaacataaatcaatttcTTTATGTTACCTTCttaaagtttttgaaataataaacagATAACGTTGAAAATATCGATTGTTAAAATGTCGATTTGAATGACCAAACAGATGCAATTAGTTTGatacatttaataatttataattttatatatcaACGGTTTAATTTACGAATATGGCTTTCGAGAAATAGaaaagcaatttaaaaaaGATAATCTGTGTAATCTAGTAACCTATGATGTCGCGCCATATCgattcattgttttttttagtGAACCACCCCTAATGAACGGAGCTTAAatctaaaaaataaacaatcatCTGTGAACTTAGTTGCGCTTGCTTGCGAAATGCAGGCGGAGATTAAGGCCGACATCATCGTGGAGGCGATGGAGGTGCTAGTGAATCACATTCTATACGTGCGCGGTATATACCCCTcgcacatttttaaaatgaagCGGATGTACAACTCGCCCATCTATGTGTCCATATTTCCACCGCTTAATAACTACCTGGCCGGCGTCCTAAAATCCGCACAAGAACTTCTTCGCCGCCGGGAGCTGCAGTGCCTGGAGCTAATAGTGTATCAGAAGGAGAATGAGAAGTTGGAGAGCTATAAAATGCAACTAGAAACCCAGAGGAGTGGCCTACCGGCAGAGGATCATTTGATGGAGTTCGAGCAGAACATGCGCTCTGTCATCTACAAAATCTCTCAGCGCTTAAACCAGGCGCCTAAACTGCCCGCCGGAAGTTGTCAGTTTAAGGTGCATCTGCACACTACCCAGGAGGCATTCATCCGCTTCAGCCATGACTCCCAGTACCAGGAGTTTCCCTGGCTTCAGACCCAAAAAACTGAATCCCAAGCGACAGGGCGAACCGTTTACCTCCTTCCTTTGGCTAGGGTAGATGATTTGGGACTGAAAATGGATGTCCTCATCGTTAATTAATGTTATATTCCTAAAACTGTTATCCATTTTATCGAAAACTACACGACGTTGGGTTTATTTTAAACTACAATTGATTCTAATCATGAATCGTTGGCTGATCCATGGTCTTTCTTTAATGAATAAAAGGACGCCCAATGGTTTTATGGCTTAACATTAGATTCCttaaataaaaccaattttAGTGTCATTCCGTTTTGAATTATAAAGACTGTTGAGGTTTTAGAGGAAGCGTCATATAGAATTGACCGGTACTCAAGCGACCATAATCGTAGGCTTGTCCTCTAAAGTAGACCCTGGCGTTTTAGATCCTCGAACGTCTTTCGGTTGACAACGTTTCCCAGCGAGTCCTCGAACTCTTCCTCCTGATCGGCTACCCAGCGCTCGCTCTGCTTTTGCGACTTGAGTTTTTCCCACAACGTGATTGCGTCCTCGATCTGGGTGACATTGGCGAAATGGGCGGTGTTCGGAATGCCGAGGCATCGCATGCCGTGCGCATGCCGCCACTCGGCGAAGTGTCGTTGAAAAGCCTTAGGACCCTTGTAGGTGAAGTTTCCACATATCTCGCAATTATAGCTAATATTCAGGCCATGCAGTTTATACAACCAGTAGGGGATAGGTTTACCGTCCCATCCGAGCGGCAAGTTCTTGGGATTGTACGGAACGTCGTCCGCGTCGGGATCATCTTCGTTGTCCGACTCGCTGGCCTCCACATCGCTATCGTCCCGCTCGCCACCAGTCCGAGCCTGTTTTCTCTGCACATTCTCCTTGGTAGCCGCTCTCTGCTCAGACAACAGATCCGCGTATTTGTAGAGCAGAGCCTCTAGCTGGGCAATCTCCTTGTGGCGTTCGTGCTCCCGTGACTGGGCACTAGCAGTCTTTGCGCTGGGCTTCTTGGCCATCAGTGCGGGATCCAAGGTGCTTTTACCTTTTGTAGAGAATAAACGCTGTGCTCGCTCCTCCAGGGTGCCGCCGCACTTAAGACCCAGAGCCACCAAAGCCGACTTTAGACGATCCAGTCCTAGCGAGGCCAGCTCCTCCCAGCTGGAGAAGGCGGATAGATCAAGGTGGGCGCCGGTGTTGGCCAACGCCGACTCAGTTTCCTTAATCGAAAAACCCGGAAATGTGCCCATCAGCCACTGGCGCTGGAAGTCAAGTTCCACCTTTAGCAGTTCGCCCTCCAGGTCGAGCAAGGGCTGGATTCGGAGGATGAAGTGGTGCAGGTAGTCGTTGAGGGTCTCTATGTATATGCGGTACTCGCGGTTCTTGCGCTCTCTCGGAATATCGAAGACGTGGTCAAAGGACATAAGGTAAGTGATATAGTCCAGTTTCTCCACCGACCGCAAGTTGAGGTACAGCTCGTAGCACTCGTTGAGGTCCAGATAGCGACCGCCGCCCTCCTCGTCAGTGAACTCCACTAGGGCACTCATGTCGTCCGGATTGTTGTACACCCGAATCATCTCGTCGAACTCGACGGACAGCGGCACGCTGACCTCCGCCGGATGGGACTTGTAGAACTGCTTGATTTGCTTGAGGCGGGCGTAGAACTCATTGAACTCGTTGGGCCCCGAAAGAGCGGCAATCTCCGCCTTTCGTTCATTGTCCTTGTCCTCGTAGAGATCGCGTAGCTGGGACGTAGAGTTGTGATGCAGTTCCATGAGGTATTTAAGCCGGTGCTCCGAATGGATGCGCTCCTTTTCGCCCGGCTTTTTGGTCGCATGCTCGTCCACCATCAGTTTGACCAGGCGCTCGCGCTCCTCGTGTAGGCGCCGCTGTTGCTCCAGGAGCGTCTCCATGGCTCTTGAATGCGAGGATTTAATGCGGGGAAATATCAAATGGAGGCCTTTCACTTAGCGAAATCCCGAAGAAAACACAACTTTTCGTCAGCGTGTGTACATTAAAAAATACACTTACAATAAAGCAGGGATGGCTTATATTGTCACATCATATTATTGTCAGGTTATTATACTCCGATCACACTGGCAATTAATGTGGATTTCGGGAATGCAGATGTATCAAATTAACGCTCGATTATTCGAGTAATATAGTAATGATATTTAAAGagccaaattgatttttcattATCATATATAGATTATATCGCATGATTTTTCTACCTAGTCGATTAAAGTGAAGCCTCTGTTACAAATGCGATAACAATTACATCGTCTATCGGTGGTCTGACAGCGACAACAAATACACATTTT harbors:
- the PolZ2 gene encoding DNA polymerase zeta subunit 2; translation: MQAEIKADIIVEAMEVLVNHILYVRGIYPSHIFKMKRMYNSPIYVSIFPPLNNYLAGVLKSAQELLRRRELQCLELIVYQKENEKLESYKMQLETQRSGLPAEDHLMEFEQNMRSVIYKISQRLNQAPKLPAGSCQFKVHLHTTQEAFIRFSHDSQYQEFPWLQTQKTESQATGRTVYLLPLARVDDLGLKMDVLIVN
- the noi gene encoding noisette, with the translated sequence METLLEQQRRLHEERERLVKLMVDEHATKKPGEKERIHSEHRLKYLMELHHNSTSQLRDLYEDKDNERKAEIAALSGPNEFNEFYARLKQIKQFYKSHPAEVSVPLSVEFDEMIRVYNNPDDMSALVEFTDEEGGGRYLDLNECYELYLNLRSVEKLDYITYLMSFDHVFDIPRERKNREYRIYIETLNDYLHHFILRIQPLLDLEGELLKVELDFQRQWLMGTFPGFSIKETESALANTGAHLDLSAFSSWEELASLGLDRLKSALVALGLKCGGTLEERAQRLFSTKGKSTLDPALMAKKPSAKTASAQSREHERHKEIAQLEALLYKYADLLSEQRAATKENVQRKQARTGGERDDSDVEASESDNEDDPDADDVPYNPKNLPLGWDGKPIPYWLYKLHGLNISYNCEICGNFTYKGPKAFQRHFAEWRHAHGMRCLGIPNTAHFANVTQIEDAITLWEKLKSQKQSERWVADQEEEFEDSLGNVVNRKTFEDLKRQGLL